One window of the Nicotiana tabacum cultivar K326 chromosome 4, ASM71507v2, whole genome shotgun sequence genome contains the following:
- the LOC107797100 gene encoding glucan endo-1,3-beta-glucosidase 8-like, with product MLKVGIFVVCLLYLSGVEGLGVNWGTMATHKLPPKTVVQLLKDNGIGKVKLFDADQSTMSALAGSDIEVMVAIPNDQLSAMNDYHRAKDWVRRNVTRYNFKGGVNIKYVAVGNEPFLTSYNNSFINTTFPALENIQNALNEAGLGNSIKATVPLNADVYFSPESNPVPSAGRFRQDINDLMTQMVQFMNQNNAPFTVNIYPFLSLYANEHFPVDFAFFDGASNPILDKGVTYTNVFDANFDTLVSALRAAGVGNMTILVGEVGWPTDGDKNANVNLAYRFYKGLLSRLAANTGTPLRPGYIEVYLFGLIDEDGKSIAPGNFERHWGIFRYDGQPKFSMDLTGQGQDKFLVGAQNVEYLPKKWCMLNPNAKDLSKLADNINYACTFSDCTALGYGSSCNGLDANGNASYAFNMYFQAQNQGDFSCGFQGLAMVTDQNISQANCNFTIQIAYSFSPKLLPGPGVIAFLTAFTFILL from the exons ATGTTGAAAGTTGGGATATTTGTggtttgtttattgtatttgagTGGGGTGGAAGGGCTAGGAGTGAACTGGGGAACAATGGCAACGCACAAGTTGCCACCAAAAACAGTGGTGCAGCTGCTGAAGGACAATGGTATTGGGAAGGTGAAGCTGTTTGATGCAGATCAATCAACCATGAGTGCTCTTGCTGGTAGTGATATTGAAGTTATGGTTGCCATTCCCAATGATCAGCTTTCTGCTATGAATGATTATCATCGAGCTAAAGATTGGGTCAGACGCAATGTCACCCGCTACAATTTCAAAGGAGGTGTCAATATCAA GTATGTTGCAGTTGGTAATGAGCCTTTCTTGACATCGTACAACAACTCCTTTATTAACACGACCTTCCCAGCACTTGAGAACATCCAAAATGCTCTAAATGAAGCAGGACTTGGGAACTCCATAAAAGCAACTGTACCTCTAAATGCCGATGTTTATTTCTCTCCAGAGAGCAATCCCGTGCCCTCTGCTGGGAGATTCCGACAGGACATTAATGATCTAATGACCCAGATGGTGCAGTTCATGAACCAGAACAACGCACCTTTCACAGTAAACATTTACCCCTTTTTGAGTCTTTATGCTAATGAGCATTTCCCTGTTGACTTTGCCTTCTTTGATGGAGCCAGTAACCCCATTCTTGATAAAGGAGTCACATACACCAATGTATTTGATGCCAACTTTGATACCCTAGTTTCAGCTTTGAGGGCAGCAGGTGTTGGCAACATGACCATTCTTGTTGGGGAAGTTGGGTGGCCCACGGATGGTGACAAAAATGCCAATGTCAATCTTGCTTATCGGTTCTATAAGGGGCTGTTATCCAGGCTTGCAGCCAACACGGGAACGCCTCTTCGGCCTGGATATATTGAAGTTTACTTGTTTGGGCTTATCGACGAGGATGGTAAAAGTATTGCTCCTGGTAACTTTGAGCGCCACTGGGGAATCTTCCGGTATGATGGACAGCCAAAGTTTTCCATGGACCTTACAGGTCAGGGACAAGATAAGTTTCTCGTAGGTGCACAAAATGTGGAATATTTACCTAAGAAATGGTGCATGCTTAATCCGAATGCCAAGGATTTGAGCAAACTTGCAGATAACATCAACTATGCTTGCACATTCTCAGATTGCACAGCATTAGGATATGGTTCTTCGTGCAATGGTTTGGATGCAAATGGTAATGCATCATATGCTTTTAATATGTATTTCCAAGCTCAGAACCAAGGAGATTTCAGTTGTGGTTTTCAGGGTCTGGCAATGGTAACGGATCAGAATATATCTCAAGCAAACTGTAATTTCACCATCCAGATAGCTTATTCTTTCTCTCCAAAACTATTGCCAGGCCCCGGGGTCATCGCATTTCTTACTGCCTTCACATTTATTTTACTATAG